One genomic region from Fictibacillus marinisediminis encodes:
- a CDS encoding DUF4442 domain-containing protein, with protein MKESWKTRIVRCGFNLFPAFRGTGARVIYIAGDYSEIRIKLPLNWRTRNYVGTIFGGSMYGAVDPIYMYMFLKMLGNDYIVWDKAASIRFKKPGKSTLYATFKITNEELDEVKRALEGKRSLDRVYDVELVDESGTVHAVVEKTIYIRKKDRESNLSSGNVVSLPKSESK; from the coding sequence ATGAAAGAATCCTGGAAGACGAGGATTGTCCGCTGCGGCTTTAACTTGTTTCCTGCCTTTAGAGGGACGGGAGCAAGAGTCATCTATATTGCTGGAGACTATTCGGAGATCCGCATCAAGCTGCCGCTTAACTGGCGTACCCGAAATTATGTCGGCACGATCTTTGGCGGCAGCATGTATGGTGCGGTGGATCCCATCTATATGTACATGTTCTTAAAAATGCTCGGCAATGATTATATCGTATGGGATAAAGCCGCCTCCATCCGGTTTAAAAAGCCGGGAAAAAGCACATTGTACGCTACGTTTAAGATAACGAATGAAGAGCTGGATGAAGTTAAGAGAGCGCTTGAGGGAAAACGGAGTCTTGACCGGGTGTATGACGTGGAGCTTGTTGATGAGAGCGGCACGGTCCATGCCGTAGTGGAGAAAACCATTTATATCCGAAAAAAAGACAGGGAAAGCAATCTGTCATCAGGGAACGTTGTCTCATTGCCAAAATCAGAATCCAAATAA